The genomic window CAAACTCCAAAAAAGTTCCAAACTCATTTGAATAACTCTGCTTCACAAAAACTAAATTTTCAGTTCTAATTCCATATTGAGACTCTCGATAAATCCCAGGCTCAATCGAAGTAATCTCAGAACCTTTAAAAGCATAAGCAGACAAAGGACTAATAGAAACAGGAAGTTCGTGAACATTAAGAAAAAATCCTACCCCATGACCCGTTCCATGGGAAAAATTTAATCCTTGCTTAAGCAAAGGAAATCGAGCAATCCCATCAAGAGAAGCACCTGAAATCCCAAATGGAAATTTTAAAGACGCAAGCGCAATAAAAGACTTAAGGACTAAAGTATAATCTTCTCTCTCTTTACAAGACGCTTCCCCAATTAAAATAGTCCTTGTAACATCTGTTGTACCAAGTCCAAGGTAAGAACCTCCAGAATCTATTAAAAGCAATCCAGCGCCATCAAGGTTCTTAGCTCCTTTTTTAGGTTTATAATGAGGTAATGCTGAATTTTCCTTAAATCCAACTATCGAATCAAAACTAGAACTAAAAAATTCATCTCTTGCTGCCCTAAAATTTAACAGCATATCTGCAACATCAACCTCATCTAATCTAGATAACTCATCCTTGCTCAAACTCTTAAATTCATACAAAAATTTAATTAAACTCACAGCATCAATAATATGAGCCTCTTTCATCTTGCTAATCTCATAATCAGATTTTATTGCCTTCAGTTCATTAACAACACTCTGCCCAAGTACTGCATTTGGCTTGCCAATAGCTTCCAATATCTTCACATTACTTTCAACTGGTATAAAAAATTTTCCTTCATGATTAATCTCTGCTAAAAACGAATAAAAATTACCATAATCTTCAATCTCAAAACTTTCAGTCTCAAGTCTCTCTCTTAAATCAGAATCAAGTTTATCAACATTAACAAAGAGAACATTCTTATATCTTTCACTTCTAGCAATAAATAAAAAAGCGTAAAACAAAGCCGATGATTCAATATCTAAACCTCTTAAATTTAAAAGCCAAGCTATTTCATCCAGAGAGCTTACAATACAAAAATCAATTGCCTTTTCTTCTAATCTTGCATTAACTCTATCGAGTTTATCTGTTCTTTTATCGTTTTTTTGAGCCTCACTCAATTCAAATATTTTACTACCTTCCAAGACAGGTCTACCTTGCCAAATTTTAGAAACTAAATCTTCATGCAAGATCTCAATCTCTGTATGTCTACAATTTTTAATCAAATCGTTATAAAGCTTTATACTAACATCTTCAGCATAAATTCCAAGCCTTAAGCCCTTAAGATTTGTATTTATGTAACTAAAAATATCCGGATACCCCTTAACTCCAAGCTTCATCAATTTAAACTCAGTTCCTTCAAGTTCACTTGATGCCTGTAAAAAATACCTACCATCTGTAAAAAGCACTGCATCTGTTTCTGTAACAATCACCGTCCCAGCACTTCCTGTAAATCCTGTAATAAATTCACGAACATTAAATCTAACATGAGAATATTCACTCATATGTGGATCATAGCTTGCTATCAAATATGCATCTATCTCGCTCTT from Borrelia hermsii DAH includes these protein-coding regions:
- a CDS encoding aminopeptidase P family protein — translated: MEISTKILSLRNLMRKSEIDAYLIASYDPHMSEYSHVRFNVREFITGFTGSAGTVIVTETDAVLFTDGRYFLQASSELEGTEFKLMKLGVKGYPDIFSYINTNLKGLRLGIYAEDVSIKLYNDLIKNCRHTEIEILHEDLVSKIWQGRPVLEGSKIFELSEAQKNDKRTDKLDRVNARLEEKAIDFCIVSSLDEIAWLLNLRGLDIESSALFYAFLFIARSERYKNVLFVNVDKLDSDLRERLETESFEIEDYGNFYSFLAEINHEGKFFIPVESNVKILEAIGKPNAVLGQSVVNELKAIKSDYEISKMKEAHIIDAVSLIKFLYEFKSLSKDELSRLDEVDVADMLLNFRAARDEFFSSSFDSIVGFKENSALPHYKPKKGAKNLDGAGLLLIDSGGSYLGLGTTDVTRTILIGEASCKEREDYTLVLKSFIALASLKFPFGISGASLDGIARFPLLKQGLNFSHGTGHGVGFFLNVHELPVSISPLSAYAFKGSEITSIEPGIYRESQYGIRTENLVFVKQSYSNEFGTFLEFENLTLVPFEKELIVTEMLSKDELDYINSYHEFVYFSLKEYLSGDELKFLEILTSKI